One segment of Panicum virgatum strain AP13 chromosome 3K, P.virgatum_v5, whole genome shotgun sequence DNA contains the following:
- the LOC120697634 gene encoding uncharacterized protein LOC120697634 codes for MDGAKKGRNPHKASADYRSDRKSASGMSGDPKKGGRGGKFTWEGADGYADEDLDFISNSKNNAARAAKGGANAAKKDDDDE; via the coding sequence ATGGACGGCGCCAAGAAGGGCCGGAACCCGCACAAGGCCTCCGCGGACTACCGCAGCGACCGCAAGTCGGCCTCCGGCATGAGCGGCGACCCCAAgaagggcggccgcggcggcaagTTCACCTGGGAGGGCGCCGACGGCTACGCCGACGAGGACCTCGACTTCATCTCCAACTCCAAGAAcaacgccgcccgcgccgccaagGGAGGCGCCAACGCCGccaagaaggacgacgacgacgagtag
- the LOC120700611 gene encoding probable inactive purple acid phosphatase 1 has product CHRPASAEATLIDFTSISSFQYQFANLKNDEYNKNGKGSLKLQLINQREEFLFTLFPGGLLAPKLIAVSNKVAFVNPKAPVYPRLAQGRSWNEMTVTWTSGYDITEAVPFVEWGEKGGRRFLTPAGTLTFDKSSMCGAPAHTVGWRHPGYIHTSSLKDIWPDSLYTYKLGHRLMNGTRIWSKSYSFKASSYPGQDSLQRVVIFGDIGKVEADGSSEFNNFQPGSLNTTYQIIRDLENIDMVVHIGDICYANGYLSQWDQFTAQVEPIFFSRTRRRTFQLT; this is encoded by the exons TGCCACCGCCCCGCCAGTGCCGAGGCAACCCTGATTGATTTCACCTCCATATCTTCGTTTCAGTACCAATTTGCAAATTTAAAAAATGATGAGTACAATAAGAATGGAAAGGGATCTTTGAAGCTTCAGTTGATCAACCAGAGGGAAGAATTCTTGTTCACGCTTTTTCCAGGAGGTCTCTTGGCG CCTAAGCTGATTGCTGTCTCCAACAAAGTGGCATTTGTGAATCCAAAGGCACCAGTGTACCCGCGGTTGGCGCAAGGGAGGTCTTGGAATGAA ATGACAGTCACCTGGACAAGTGGCTATGACATTACAGAAGCAGTTCCTTTTGTTGAATGGGGTGAGAAAGGAGGACGCCGGTTTCTTACTCCAGCTGGCACATTAACATTTGACAAAAGTAGCATGTGTG GCGCACCGGCACACACTGTTGGTTGGCGCCATCCTGGCTACATTCATACTAGCAGCCTGAAGGATATCTGGCCAGACTCACT GTATACTTACAAGCTTGGCCATAGGCTAATGAACGGTACTCGTATCTGGAGCAAGTCATACAGCTTCAAGGCATCGTCTTACCCTGGACAAGATTCTTTGCAACGAGTTGTCATATTTGGGGACATTGGAaag GTGGAAGCAGATGGTTCCAGCGAGTTCAACAACTTCCAACCAGGATCACTTAACACTACTTACCAGATCATCAGAGACCTGGAAAACATTGACATGGTGGTCCACATTGGGGACATTTGCTACGCTAATGGATATTTGTCACAGTGGGATCAGTTCACTGCACAGGTCGAgccgatttttttttctcgaacgcgcaGGAGAACTTTCCAATTAACATAG
- the LOC120697635 gene encoding uncharacterized protein LOC120697635 isoform X1: MLLMFLFLQSKSAICLYNSNDLVFSLLRLCMQDIWHHIHSLMPMRDAARAACVSRSFLRSWRCHPNLNFSKYTLFLNENACQKDESGRFFYIKVDHILKNHSGIGVKKLKIQINSDYSSKDSCFLNRWLQKAVTPGIEELTLILVPFSAKYNFPCSLLLNGRGDSIRYLHLTRCSFRPTVTLGLRGLTRLHLCLVRITGDELGCLLSHSFALEQLELRNCDRIVCLKVPRLLQRLNYLEVRGCAKLKVIDNEAPNVSSFTFGGDSTVQLSLGETLQMKSLTMDRYGSVFYARAELPSSMPNLEALTIHSMSESAYAPMLHSKFLFLRHLSIALIGAPFYPTYDYLSLSSFFYAAPSLETFNLNVWQRYMKNVSIFADPADLRQMQELQHHNLRSVSITGFSSAKSLVELTCHVLKSIISLECLTLEAPQSCVRCSDPANKSGKCSPLALDILMEGHRAVMAIRKYIEPRVPSTVKLHVLEPCSCHAVDLQMSCLS, encoded by the exons ATGCTACTCATGTTTCTTTTCCTTCAATCTAAATCAGCTATTTGCCTTTACAATTCCAATGATCTTGTCTTTTCTCTGCTACGTTTGTGCATGCAGGACATCTGGCATCATATACATTCCCTGATGCCAATGCGAGACGCTGCACGAGCTGCCTGTGTGTCTCGTTCCTTTCTACGTTCCTGGAGATGTCATCCCAACCTCAATTTCAGCAAGTATACATTGTTCTTGAATGAAAATGCATGTCAAAAGGACGAATCAGGTCGATTTTTCTACATCAAAGTCGATCACATTCTGAAAAACCACTCAGGCATTGGTGTGAAGAAGCTCAAGATTCAGATTAATTCAGATTACAGTTCAAAGGACTCTTGTTTCCTCAACAGGTGGCTTCAGAAAGCTGTTACACCAGGGATCGAAGAACTCACACTCATACTTGTCCCATTCAGTGCAAAGTACAATTTCCCATGCTCACTTCTGTTGAATGGGAGGGGAGACTCAATCCGATATCTTCACCTTACCCGTTGTTCCTTCCGCCCGACAGTTACACTTGGTTTAAGAGGTCTGACGAGACTACATCTTTGTCTTGTGCGTATAACAGGGGATGAGTTAGGGTGCCTTCTTTCCCATTCTTTTGCTTTGGAGCAGTTGGAACTCAGGAACTGCGATAGGATAGTTTGCCTGAAGGTACCTCGCCTACTGCAGCGGCTCAACTACCTGGAGGTTCGTGGGTGTGCCAAACTGAAAGTGATAGACAATGAAGCACCAAATGTCTCCAGTTTTACATTTGGAGGAGACAGCACAGTACAACTATCACTTGGAGAAACTTTGCAAATGAAGAGCCTAACCATGGACCGCTATGGTTCAGTTTTTTATGCTCGTGCTGAACTTCCATCCAGCATGCCAAATCTCGAAGCTCTTACCATTCATTCAATGTCAGAG AGTGCCTATGCACCAATGCTGCATAGCAAATTCCTCTTCCTCAGGCACTTGAGCATTGCTCTTATTGGAGCACCCTTTTACCCAACCTATGATTATTTGTCCTTATCTTCCTTTTTTTATGCTGCTCCTTCTCTGGAGACTTTCAACTTAAAT GTATGGCAGCGATACATGAAGAATGTTTCAATATTTGCAGATCCTGCAGATCTGAGGCAGATGCAAGAACTGCAGCATCACAACCTTAGGAGCGTGAGTATCACAGGATTCAGCTCTGCGAAGAGCTTGGTTGAGTTGACATGCCATGTTCTCAAGAGTATAATCTCACTTGAGTGCTTGACATTGGAGGCCCCTCAGAGTTGTGTCAGGTGCTCTGATCCTGCCAACAAATCTGGTAAATGCTCCCCACTGGCTttggatattctcatggaaGGTCACAGAGCGGTCATGGCTATCAGAAAGTATATTGAACCTAGGGTCCCCTCCACAGTGAAGCTACATGTTTTGGAGCCTTGCAGCTGCCATGCTGTGGACCTTCAGATGTCATGTTTATCTTAG
- the LOC120697635 gene encoding uncharacterized protein LOC120697635 isoform X2: MLLMFLFLQSKSAICLYNSNDLVFSLLRLCMQDIWHHIHSLMPMRDAARAACVSRSFLRSWRCHPNLNFSKYTLFLNENACQKDESGRFFYIKVDHILKNHSGIGVKKLKIQINSDYSSKDSCFLNRWLQKAVTPGIEELTLILVPFSAKYNFPCSLLLNGRGDSIRYLHLTRCSFRPTVTLGLRGLTRLHLCLVRITGDELGCLLSHSFALEQLELRNCDRIVCLKVPRLLQRLNYLEVRGCAKLKVIDNEAPNVSSFTFGGDSTVQLSLGETLQMKSLTMDRYGSVFYARAELPSSMPNLEALTIHSMSESAYAPMLHSKFLFLRHLSIALIGAPFYPTYDYLSLSSFFYAAPSLETFNLNVWQRYMKNVSIFADPADLRQMQELQHHNLRSVSITGFSSAKSLVELTCHVLKSIISLECLTLEAPQSCVRCFGYSHGRSQSGHGYQKVY; the protein is encoded by the exons ATGCTACTCATGTTTCTTTTCCTTCAATCTAAATCAGCTATTTGCCTTTACAATTCCAATGATCTTGTCTTTTCTCTGCTACGTTTGTGCATGCAGGACATCTGGCATCATATACATTCCCTGATGCCAATGCGAGACGCTGCACGAGCTGCCTGTGTGTCTCGTTCCTTTCTACGTTCCTGGAGATGTCATCCCAACCTCAATTTCAGCAAGTATACATTGTTCTTGAATGAAAATGCATGTCAAAAGGACGAATCAGGTCGATTTTTCTACATCAAAGTCGATCACATTCTGAAAAACCACTCAGGCATTGGTGTGAAGAAGCTCAAGATTCAGATTAATTCAGATTACAGTTCAAAGGACTCTTGTTTCCTCAACAGGTGGCTTCAGAAAGCTGTTACACCAGGGATCGAAGAACTCACACTCATACTTGTCCCATTCAGTGCAAAGTACAATTTCCCATGCTCACTTCTGTTGAATGGGAGGGGAGACTCAATCCGATATCTTCACCTTACCCGTTGTTCCTTCCGCCCGACAGTTACACTTGGTTTAAGAGGTCTGACGAGACTACATCTTTGTCTTGTGCGTATAACAGGGGATGAGTTAGGGTGCCTTCTTTCCCATTCTTTTGCTTTGGAGCAGTTGGAACTCAGGAACTGCGATAGGATAGTTTGCCTGAAGGTACCTCGCCTACTGCAGCGGCTCAACTACCTGGAGGTTCGTGGGTGTGCCAAACTGAAAGTGATAGACAATGAAGCACCAAATGTCTCCAGTTTTACATTTGGAGGAGACAGCACAGTACAACTATCACTTGGAGAAACTTTGCAAATGAAGAGCCTAACCATGGACCGCTATGGTTCAGTTTTTTATGCTCGTGCTGAACTTCCATCCAGCATGCCAAATCTCGAAGCTCTTACCATTCATTCAATGTCAGAG AGTGCCTATGCACCAATGCTGCATAGCAAATTCCTCTTCCTCAGGCACTTGAGCATTGCTCTTATTGGAGCACCCTTTTACCCAACCTATGATTATTTGTCCTTATCTTCCTTTTTTTATGCTGCTCCTTCTCTGGAGACTTTCAACTTAAAT GTATGGCAGCGATACATGAAGAATGTTTCAATATTTGCAGATCCTGCAGATCTGAGGCAGATGCAAGAACTGCAGCATCACAACCTTAGGAGCGTGAGTATCACAGGATTCAGCTCTGCGAAGAGCTTGGTTGAGTTGACATGCCATGTTCTCAAGAGTATAATCTCACTTGAGTGCTTGACATTGGAGGCCCCTCAGAGTTGTGTCAGGT GCTttggatattctcatggaaGGTCACAGAGCGGTCATGGCTATCAGAAAGTATATTGA
- the LOC120697636 gene encoding leucine-rich repeat extensin-like protein 7, whose protein sequence is MHKSKYSMGCFFFVFTGFTDKQGPINALPAELITSVLRPLPHHLIPFLSQESLLLPPQISLASKTGKTLILPQVRLRRAAMRRRPPFHSRAAAAAAVLLLLLLSPAPSSQLGLGSAIAAWINGAPPPSPSPPAGAGAASSSSAAPSQQEYTALQALKAAVTEDPRGALSSWRGANVCAYRGVYCSAPPDGAAAAGAPTVVAGIDLNRAGLRGTLPEAVSLLAHLTFLHLNSNRLGGAVPDSLRDLQYLTELDLSNNLFSGPFPASTLLIPSLVYLDLRFNAFSGELPPDVFAKDLDAVFLNDNQFEGQIPETLWSSPATVITLANNRFTGPVPAAYGGYGGRVREVLFLNNNLTGCVPEALGFLPSIQVLDLSYNALSGHLPGTLSCLSGIEVLNVAHNQLTGELPDLLCDLRRITNLSVSFNFFSGISQRCDRQLGSRGVFDFVGNCVPGRDMQRPQPECEGFPGEGGLSCLRIPGARPAGCGGDAAVSVGVGVGVGIGGLPFGLPGAAAGAGGAVTVTVP, encoded by the coding sequence atGCATAAGTCAAAATATTCGAtgggatgttttttttttgtgtttaccggATTTACGGATAAACAGGGCCCAATCAATGCATTACCGGCCGAGCTGATCACCTCTGTCCTCCGGCCACTCCCCCACCATCTCATCCCGTTCCTCTCACAAGAATCACTCCTGCTCCCTCCTCAGATCTCTCTCGCGAGCAAAACAGGCAAAACTTTGATCTTACCCCAGGTAAGGTTACGGCGGGCAGCCATGAGGCGGCGGCCACCTTTCCattcccgtgccgccgccgccgctgccgtgctcctgctgctgctgctgtccccCGCCCCGAGCTCCCAGCTCGGCCTCGGCTCCGCCATTGCCGCCTGGATcaacggcgcgccgccgccgtctcccagCCCTCCCGCTGGTGCCGGTGCCGCCTCCTCATCCTCGGCCGCGCCGAGCCAGCAGGAGTACACGGCGCTGCAGGCGCTGAAGGCGGCCGTCACCGAGGACCCCCGCGGCGCGCTGTCGTCGTGGCGGGGCGCCAATGTCTGCGCCTACCGCGGCGTCTACTGCTCCGCGCCgcccgacggcgcggcggccgcgggcgcgccgACGGTGGTGGCGGGGATCGATCTCAACCGCGCCGGCCTCCGGGGCACGCTCCCCGAGGCGGTCTCCCTCCTGGCGCACCTCACGTTCCTCCACCTCAACAGCAACCGCCTGGGCGGCGCCGTCCCGGACTCTCTCCGGGACCTGCAGTACCTGACGGAGCTGGACCTCAGCAACAACCTCTTCTCCGGCCCGTTCCCTGCGTCCACGCTGCTCATCCCGTCGCTGGTGTACCTGGACCTCCGCTTCAACgccttctccggcgagctcccgccCGACGTCTTCGCCAAGGACCTCGACGCCGTGTTCCTCAACGACAACCAGTTCGAGGGCCAGATCCCGGAGACGCTGTGGTCGTCGCCGGCCACGGTCATCACGCTGGCCAACAACCGCTTCACGGGCCCCGTCCCGGCCGCCTACGGCGGGTACGGCGGCCGGGTGCGCGAGGTGCTGTTCCTGAACAACAACCTGACCGGGTGCGTGCCCGAGGCGCTGGGGTTCCTGCCCAGCATCCAGGTGCTGGACCTGAGCTACAACGCGCTGTCGGGGCACCTCCCCGGCACGCTGTCGTGCCTGTCCGGGATCGAGGTGCTCAACGTGGCGCACAACCAGCTGACGGGGGAGCTGCCGGACCTGCTGTGCGACCTGCGGCGGATCACGAACCTGTCCgtgtccttcaacttcttctccgGGATCAGCCAGCGGTGCGACCGGCAGCTGGGGAGCCGCGGCGTGTTCGACTTCGTGGGCAACTGCGTGCCCGGGCGGGACATGCAGCGGCCGCAGCCCGAGTGCGAGGGGTTCCCGGGGGAGGGCGGGCTCAGCTGCCTCCGCATCCCGGGGGCGCGCCCCGCCgggtgcggcggcgacgccgccgtgtccgtgggcgtcggcgtcggagtcGGAATCGGGGGCCTGCCGTTCGGGCTGCCaggcgcggccgccggggccgggggCGCGGTCACCGTCACCGTGCCCTGA
- the LOC120697639 gene encoding acid phosphatase 1-like, translating to MELRLLPRRDALVPLLMLLLLLVVVVHVHATPRLEMVVTSSAASGGGAGTTSRARAAPAPAAACASWRLGVETNNIRGWYGIPAECRGYVSGYMLGEQFRQDCAVVAREAAAYAEGLALAGDGREAWVLDVDDTALSNLPYYADTGFGAQPYNATYFDEYVANATAPALREVLELYGKLLALGIRVVFITGRHDYQREPTVENLRSAGYHTWEKLVLKPSSLGSSVVPYKSGERQKLVDAGYRIVGNMGDQWSDLVGAPEGERTFKVPDPMYYVA from the exons ATGGAGCTCcggctcctcccccgccgcgacGCACTCGTGCCGCTgctcatgctgctgctgctgctggtggtggtggttcacGTTCACGCCACCCCACGCCTGGAGATGGTGGTGACCTCCTCCgcggcgtcgggcggcggcgcgggcaccaCCAGCAGGgcgcgagcggcgccggcgccggcggcggcgtgcgcgagcTGGCGCCTCGGGGTGGAGACCAACAACATCCGGGGCTGGTACGGCATCCCCGCGGAGTGCCGGGGCTACGTCAGCGGCTACATGCTCGGCGAGCAGTTCCGGCAGGACTgcgcggtggtggcgcgcgAGGCCGCCGCCTACGCCGAGGggctcgcgctcgccggcgacggccgggAGGCGTGGGTGCTGGACGTCGACGACACCGCCCTCAGCAACCTCCCCTACTACGCCGACACCGGGTTCGGGGCGCAGCCGTACAACGCGACCTACTTCGACGAGTACGTGGCGAacgcgacggcgccggcgctgcgGGAGGTGCTGGAGCTCTACGGGAAGCTGCTGGCGCTGGGCATCAGGGTGGTCTTCATCACCGGCCGGCACGACTACCAGAGGGAGCCCACCGTCGAGAACCTCCGCAGCGCCGGCTACCACACCTGGGAGAAGCTCGTGCTCAA GCCGTCGTCGCTGGGTTCGTCGGTGGTGCCGTACAAGTCCGGCGAGCGGCAGAAGCTGGTGGACGCCGGGTACCGCATCGTGGGCAACATGGGCGACCAGTGGAGCGACCTCGTCGGAGCGCCGGAGGGCGAACGCACCTTCAAGGTGCCTGACCCCATGTACTACGTCGCCTGA